The following proteins are encoded in a genomic region of Corylus avellana chromosome ca4, CavTom2PMs-1.0:
- the LOC132179180 gene encoding branched-chain-amino-acid aminotransferase 6-like gives MAPPSGQTTFQTTGNSGAEKYANINWDELGFGLIPIDYMYVMKCCEEKNFSDGNLIPYGNIEMSPSAGILNYGQGLLEGLKAYRKEDGCDVLLFRPDQNAQRMKNGAERLCMPSPSVEQFVEAVKQTVLANKHWVPPPGKGSLYIRPLLIGSGPILGMSPAPEYTFLIYASPVGNYHKGPLNLVVEDKLHRATPGGTGGVKAVTNYSPVFKAMTQAKANGFSDVLFLDALTGKNIEELSACNIFIVKGNVISTPATHGTILPGVTRKSIMEIAFTFGYQVEEREIPVEDLLEADELFCTGTAMVVNPVACVTYHNKRVEYKTGAETVSHKLYVMLTGIQTGRIEDKMGWTVKVD, from the exons ATGGCACCACCCTCTGGGCAAACAACCTTCCAAACAACAGGTAACAG tggtgCTGAAAAATATGCGAATATCAACTGGGATGAACTTGGATTTGGTCTAATTCCAATAGACTACATGTACGTGATGAAATGCTGTGAAGAGAAGAATTTTAGTGATGGAAACTTAATCCCCTATGGGAACATTGAGATGAGCCCATCTGCCGGAATCTTAAACTATGGACAG GGGTTGCTTGAAGGTCTCAAGGCATACAGGAAGGAAGATGGTTGTGATGTTTTGCTGTTTCGACCAGACCAGAATGCTCAACGGATGAAGAATGGTGCAGAGAGACTGTGCATGCCATCGCCATCTGTTGAGCAATTTGTTGAGGCTGTAAAGCAAACAGTCCTCGCCAATAAGCACtgg GTACCTCCCCCGGGGAAGGGATCACTCTACATTAGGCCATTGCTCATAGGAAGTGGACCTATTCTGGGCATGAGTCCGGCACCAGAGTACACATTCCTCATATATGCATCTCCAGTTGGAAATTATCATAAG GGTCCTTTAAACTTGGTTGTTGAGGATAAGCTCCATCGTGCTACTCCTGGTGGAACTGGAGGCGTCAAGGCCGTCACCAACTACTCACCG GTTTTCAAAGCAATGACCCAAGCAAAGGCCAATGGATTCTCTGATGTCCTATTCCTAGACGCTTTGACAGGGAAAAATATTGAGGAACTTTCAGCATGTAACATTTTCATTGTCAAG GGTAATGTCATTTCAACCCCAGCAACACATGGAACTATTCTACCCGGAGTCACTCGAAAGAGTATTATGGAGATTGCCTTTACTTTTGGTTACCAG GTCGAGGAACGTGAAATTCCAGTAGAGGATTTGCTTGAAGCTGATGAACTTTTTTGTACCGGGACTGCTATGGTTGTAAATCCCGTTGCTTGTGTCACCTATCACAACAAAAG GGTTGAATACAAAACTGGAGCTGAAACGGTGTCGCATAAACTATATGTTATGTTAACAGGGATTCAAACGGGTCGTATTGAAGACAAGATGGGGTGGACTGTCAAAGTTGATTGA